TATGCTGTATGTTACTTctactttttccatttcaaatacTGTCTTATTGACCTGCGAGTCAGAGGGAGGCTAATGAACTtatcattattttcttatgcATCTGATACATGCAGGTTGAACAGTAGTTCACTAACAATTAAAACATGTTTCAATAAACGATGCAGCAAATGGGTACACAGGAATTGGAGCTACCTCATGTGGCAAGATACAGAATCACTAGTAACTCATACCCTAGACCCATACAGAGCCCTGCACATGCTGAGCTTTTCACCCTCATGTTGCTGTTAGGAGTATTACTCATCATGCTGAAGTGTAAGTTTCTGCTGTCAAAAAGAAACTTAcccacagaggaaaaacataGGTTGGGCCATAGATACTATCTCAGTGGCAGCAGGTCACGTCAACAGAGGATTCCTGAGCTCCCAAATTTGACATATCCCAaggccaagacaaggcaacttcATCCCTTCCCATAGCTGAGCAAGGGCTTCCCCAGGACACAGCTGTGGGCAGAGGTTCCATGCTCTGTTAACAGAAATCTGAATTAACCTGAAATGCCTCTGCTCCACCAGTTAACCTCACATATAGAGTGTTTCTCTGAAATCTATCACTGTCACTTGGATGCACACTACTTAGAATTATCTTCCCTTGGTTAAAGTAGGATCTTTGCGCACACTTGTTAAACAGAACCTTCTCGCTTTTCTCTTTATGCAGCCTGAGCAAAAGACTTGGCCATGTTCGCCTACAGCATGGATAACAGCAGCAGTCCTTTGGTTCACCCTACCTTATTGCTCCTGCTGCAGAACAAGAGCTCCCCAGAAATCTCCAGCCCGCCTGCTGGCTATGAGAAGACAGAGTCACCCACAGTACCCGGCTCAAGCAGGAACCACACTCTCTTGCACTATGACCTGAGGCCGGGGGAAATCGCAGCAATCAGCATGGTTTGGGGAGTGTTGTGGCTGGTTTCTGTCTTTGGAAATTCCCTTGTCTGCGTTGTGAtccagaggagcagaaggaCACAATCCACCACGAACTATTTTGTTGTGTCCATGGCTTGTGCAGACCTTCTCATCAGTGTCACAAGCGCACCCTTCCTGTTGCTCCAGTTTACCTATGGCAGGTGGACACTGGGAAGCGTGATATGCAAGCTGATACGCTACATGCAGCACCTCACCCCTGGCGTCCAGATATATGTGCTCCTCTCAATAGCTGTGGATCGATTCTACACTATTGTCTACCCCTTGAGCTTCAAAGTGTCGAGGGAGAAAGCCAAGAACATGATTCTGGCCTCTTGGCTAGTTGGCGCTGTATTTGCGTCACCAGCTCTCTTTTTCTATGGCTCCAACAGTAACAACCACTGCAACTTTTTCCTCCCTCATTCTTGGGAAGGAGCCACCTATGGTATCATCCACCTCCTGTGGGTGTTTTTGATCCCATGCAtcctcattttcctcttctacCAGAAGGTTGTCAGGTACATTTGGAGAATAGGCACTGACGGCAGGACTGTCAGGAGGACAATGAATATCGTCCCAAGGACAAAAGTGAAAACCATCAAGATGTTCTTAATGTTaaactctctctttctcctggcCTGGCTCCCTTTTTACATGGTACAGCTGTGGCACCCACAGGAAGCAGACTACAGAAAGAGCTCCTTGGTTTTCCTGGCCATCACCTGCATCTCTTTCAGTGCTTCAGCCACTAAGCCAACTCTCTACTCCCTCTATAATGCAAACTTCAGAAGAGGGATGAAAGAAACTTTTTGCATGTCTGCCATGAAATGCTACAGAAGCAATGCATACACTATTACCACCAGTTCCAGGATAGCCAAAAAAA
This genomic window from Phaenicophaeus curvirostris isolate KB17595 chromosome 1, BPBGC_Pcur_1.0, whole genome shotgun sequence contains:
- the LOC138716705 gene encoding probable G-protein coupled receptor 19, whose amino-acid sequence is MFAYSMDNSSSPLVHPTLLLLLQNKSSPEISSPPAGYEKTESPTVPGSSRNHTLLHYDLRPGEIAAISMVWGVLWLVSVFGNSLVCVVIQRSRRTQSTTNYFVVSMACADLLISVTSAPFLLLQFTYGRWTLGSVICKLIRYMQHLTPGVQIYVLLSIAVDRFYTIVYPLSFKVSREKAKNMILASWLVGAVFASPALFFYGSNSNNHCNFFLPHSWEGATYGIIHLLWVFLIPCILIFLFYQKVVRYIWRIGTDGRTVRRTMNIVPRTKVKTIKMFLMLNSLFLLAWLPFYMVQLWHPQEADYRKSSLVFLAITCISFSASATKPTLYSLYNANFRRGMKETFCMSAMKCYRSNAYTITTSSRIAKKNHVGIAEIPAPVKTVTKDSIYDAFNREAKEKKLAWPIQSNPPNTFV